The nucleotide sequence caataatttttaaattatctctcctggatctattttccaggtcagtggtttttccaaggagatatttcacattgtcttccattttttcattcctctggttctgttttataatatcctgatttctcataaattcactagcttccacttgctccaatctaatttttaaagtagtattttcttcagtggtcttttggacctccttttccatttggctaattctgcctttcaaggaattcttctcctcattggctttttggagctcttttgccatttgagttagtctattttttaaggtgttgctttcttcagtgtatttttcagtatttttttgggtctcctttagcaagtcattgacttgtttttcatggttttctcgcatccttcttatttctcttcccaatttttcctctacttctctaacttgcttttccaaatcctttttgagttcttctatggtctggggccagttcatgtttttcttggaggctttggttgtaggctctatgactttgttgtcttctttaggctgtatgttttggtcttctttgtcaccaaagaaagaatccaaagtctgagactgaatctgggcgcgttttcgcgtcctggccatattcccaactaactaacttgacccttgagtttttcagtggggtatgactgcttgtagattgcagagttctatgttctacgtttgggggggaggtgccagctctgtcagagccgcactcctccttccccaaggacccccagtccagactgggctcagatcttcggcaggctgtgcacccctgctgcgatccgccacttaattcctcccaccaggtgggcctggagcaggaagtaacaacagctgtagctgccccacctccgctgccccgggggctggaagccgaaccgcgaactccttccactcccgcagcttttcccactaaccttctccgcagtctttggtgtttgtgggtcgaggggtctggtaactgctgcagctcccatattcagggcgctagggccccctccgcccagcttctggtctggatggtccacgccgctcaggctgggttctgctccactccgttcccagctcccagctcccagctcccagcggaatagagctcacccagagaccatccgggctgtcctgggctggagccctgcttccctctgctgttctgtgggttctgccgttctagaattggttcagagtcatttttataggtgtattaggagggcagagtttataatctcaaagaggatcataaacatgtctgaaacgttcggaaccgccggatataagaaactctcaaagtagaaggcagaagaatcaaaacatttatttaggctccacagtaaccaacccatgaaccagcaaccccattttgatatattgatcaaaagcttccaggcccaataagtacgccttgaaagagtaaccaggaggctacagagaagcatgattgcgtaaagcaaaatcatgtttccccctctatggtaataagattacccactggactgaagtctttgttcagcttcctcccgtaggtcagctctgctactggcagctcctgcttcagctgtggctgtaactgtaactgtcgctgtaacagtagctgtaactgtcgctgtaactgtcgctgtaatggcctgaagtctttgttcagcttcctcccgtaggtcagctccgctactggcagctcctgcttcagctgtggctgtggctgtaactgtaactgtcgctgtaactgtcgctgtaactgtcgctgtaactgtctctggctccaaccggaaaaggaaagagagctcttcaagctgtcctctcccctcttatagggtttttgacatcatcaagcaccgcctgaatgaccagggccgattggttcttgacttggcccctccccctagcatagacattaacacctcccctcagccagccccatgactcatcacacaggaagttgtctggtcctgccccggaagagcaagccccagcgtccagggaagctcaatgaggtaagctgagtcattcaaagaaaacaaaggccattctggctacaataggtttttggagggacttgggtacggagctcactctagtccgtgcttaccagccgccatcttggctccgccccctccagtttgattttttaatgtaaatttattttattttaaaacatattatttctttccaattacatagaaaaacaatttttattatttttaaaaaaacaaatttgagttttaaattcttcctttcctcccctcatattgagaaaatgagcaatttgatataggtcatatgtatgtatcatgcaaaacatttctatattagtcatgttatgaaagaaaacacaaaaacccgtgaaaaataagtaaaaaaacatgttttaatctgcactcagaatcGATCATATCTTTCTTTGgaggtgcatagcatttttcattataagttctTGGgtattttcttggatcattgtattgctgaaaatggCTGTCTTTGACAGTTGATTAtcacataatattgctgttactgtgtacaatgttctcttgcttctgctcatttcactttccatcagcttatgtaagtctttccaggtttttcatcatttcttttagaacAATaagtattcatataccacaatttgttcagctatctCCCAATTTGTGGgcatcatttcacttttctgtcatataagctaatttgatgggtgtgatgtggtacctcagagttgttttaatttgaatttttcttgtcaagagtgatttagagcattttcccatgtgactatagataattttgatttcatcttttgaaaactgcctgttgatgttttttgaccatttatcaattggggaatgacttttattcttataaatttgactcagtactcttatatatttgagaaatggggtctttatcagagaaacttactgtaaaaatttcaccttgtttcttgttttctttctaatcttcactgcattagttttgttggAGCAAAATCTTCACTTTTGAATCCATTTGGTCCTAAGGATTTTTTCTTAAGGGGTTCATTGCTgtcttgttcattttatttttccaagataGGGTAATTGAAGCAttgtatttcctcttctcttaacctGGGCAATCTATGTTTTGTAATTATTCATCCATTTTGCTTTGTCAGATTTATtgccatataattgggcaaaatagctcctaatcaTAGCTTTAATTTATCTTCATTTGGGTACAtttactctttttatttttgacactggtaatttggtgttattctttctttttaaaatcaaattaaccaatgttttatatattttattgttttttcataaaaccagcttctaatttatttattaattcaataattttcttactcTCAATTTTATGTATTTCTCCTTTGAGTTTCAGGATTTCAAATTTGGTGTTTAACTGatgatttaaaatttattctttttctagttttctagtTCAATCAatttcattcacattcatagttatgattattaactgtgtatttctttccatcttatttttctccctttatctttcactctcttttttttaccctgtccctccttagAAGTTTGGTTTGCTTCTGACCAATACCTCCCTTAATCTTCCCTCAACTTCTACATTTGGTGCCCTCCCAATTCTATATTTCTCTGCTTTTGCTCtaaatttgaaagtaaaattaagAGGCCACCACTTTtctgaaagaaaattatttgaaaatagtGTATTTGAATCATGACATCATTGCTTACTGTAGACCTTGAAAGAATTTAGTTTCCTAaattataaaatggtgataatacctTTCCTTACTATCACTTACTGCTATTGTGGTGATCAAATATCAGATTGTGATACCATTTAAAAACTACATAGCAAAATAGACATATAAGGCACTTTTGATGTTCACAGTAAGTCATGGCATCCCGATTTAAAGGCTCCATCTATTTTCAAGTCAGATAATATTTTCTGTCATTCTCTGTAGCCAATTGTTCAGTAAACAGTTGATGCAAGTTGAGAAGAGGACCTTCTTATACATTATTTTCAAAtgtctatctttttttcttcagaaatatGGTGACCTCTTGATTTTAGGACTGGAATGGGTGTACATACtttaaaaagcatatttttaTGTTGTTCTAGTCTCTTTGAGAGTCAATTTTAAAATTGGTGAGATTGACGTGGACATACAAGCAAAGAATTCAAATCAGTAAACATATATAGGGAAGTGATggacacatatgcatgtatgtatgtatgtctagctatctatgtacataaatataaatatacatgcatagttaTATAATCATGGAAAAAAGAACTTTGGTATTAATCCTTTTGAGAAGTATTTCCAGGCTATGAACTTCCTCAAAGCAGTCTTCATGTCCTTGTTCCTCAGGCTGTAGATGACAGGGTTCAGGGTTGGAGGCACCACTGTATAGAACATGGACAACAACAGGTCTAGAACTGGGTCAGATTCCTGGGGTGGCATTAGATAAGCAATGCAAATGGTTGTCATAAAAAACATGAAAACGATGAGGTGGGGCAAACAAGTGGAGAATGTTTTTGATCTACTTTCTTTGGTTGGAATCTTCAGCACAGTTGAGATGATGTGACTGTAAGAAATTGTGATGTAAATAGAGCAGAAAATCCCTAAACTAAATGCCAAAACCATAGTGACATTAGCTGCAAGGTGTGTCTCAGAGCAGGAGATTCTGAGTAAGGAAGGGACATCACAGAAGAACTGGTGGATCTCCTTGGAGCCACAAAAGTGCAAAGTGAATGTACTAACTGTGTATAGGACCCCAAACAAACCTCCAGTGAGCCAGGAAGCAGCTGCCATCTTCACACAAGTTTCACTGTTCATAATGACTTCATAGTGCAAGGGCTGACAGATGGCCACATAGCGGTCATAGGACATCACTGTGAGGAGAAAAAGCTCTGATGCTGCAAATAACATCATTAAAAAGAGCTGTGACACACAGCCCCAAAAAGAGATGGAGTAGTTGTGACTCAACGAGTTTGCAATTGATTTGGGGACCGTGATGGAAACAAGACAGAGATCTAAAAAGGACAGATTCTTTAGGAAAAAGTACATAGGAGTGTGGAGTGTTCCCTCAAGAGAGATGAGGGTGAAGATGAGCAGGTTTCCCATCAGAGCCACCAGATAGATCAGCAAGAAGAGGATGGCATGTAAGACCTGTAGCTCCCAGATGTTGGAAAAGCCCATGAGGAAGAATCCTGTCACCACAGTGAGATTAGCCATGTTCTAAGGGTGGtgtgctctctccactgtctgtatagagaaaagaaagagatgccAAATGATGAGAACAGTCATTGTTTTGAGGGTCAGATTGCCTTGGTTCgggctcactgtgtgaccttgggaaaatgcCAGTTCCTCTAtctgccttaattttctcaatttttaaatgaagtgaTGGAACTAGTTCTGAGGATTTTAACCTAAGGTTCATGTATCTAAAATATTTTGATTCATTTCCAGGTagtttgtttctattttaatcttatatattttattttatatagctaAAGATGTGATTCTCAGAAATGAGtctacaggcttcaccagactgccaaatgggcccatgaaacaaaaaagggtCAAGAACTCccgaagcagacaatttttaagaCCTTTAATATCTTAGATGATCAAGGAACAAGGTCCTTACCTTGAAAACGTTGATAACAATAGTTATACCTCTCAGTGAATGATTTTCATCATTCTTAACTACTTTCATCATAAGACCTCTTTGAGGTAGATAATTCTGgtataattattagtaatttataCACAGGACAGTGGAGCTCAGAAAAGTTATGACTTTTCAGTGGTTATGAAAGCAATGTCACAACTAAGATGctaatccaggttttctgattccgaGGCTATCTTGAAAGCTCCTTTAGGTTCCTTTGCTGAGGTAAAACATAATATGCTATTCCTAAACAAatgattttcttccctttcttcaagaCTGGCAGTGAAATAGTTCCTCTAGCAATTTTATACAATATTCGTTGTTCTAGATTGGCTCACTTTCCAAGATAGTTTGACACCGTAATTGGACCAGTAGACTAGAATTGTCATGTGGATGAAGGCAGTGTCACATATTAGACTTCCGCATGGCCTGTGTAATTTCAAACTCTCCCTTGGTCACCACCAACCCAGATCAGTCATGTTGAAATGCAAATCTATCCTCAAATGGAAAAATAACTCCGAAAGAATTCTCTATTGTGTTGAGTCTCTTCTGTTTGTTTGTACAAGACAGTATGTAGGAAAAACTGTTTCCTCCACTCCAAACCTCACTTTGGATTTTGATTCAATTTGTCCCACTTGTAGCACTCCTGGAGCTCACATCCAGATGCTCACATCCTCATGAATTATTTCCAAAGCTATACCTTTGCTATTTGCAAAGCTATACCAAAGTTGTATGGAACCATTGTTCATGTCTACAAGGTCATACATGAACAGAAACTTGCATTTGGCCATGGGGCAAAGGAATTACAAAGGATGGATCAACCATAACATTTGACAAAACATTTGTAGAGTGCTTGCTCTGTACAAACCTCTATACTAAACCTGGATAGTTTAAAAAACATGAATCATCTCTGTTCACAGGCCTCAAGACGTTTCCAGTCTGTTAGAGGGACAAGAAATGTATGGAAATTATTATAAGCAGAGTAGAATGATATAAATGCATAGGAGGGGATCAAATTGCTCAGAGAGATGTGGGACAGCTTATTTTTGACTGTGAAGATTAAGAGACAACTTCATGCTTTGCAGACTTTGGTTTGTATGAAAGTTCTTGGGGTTACGAGCATGAGCACAGAAGCAGTGATGAGCAGAAGAAACAGggattgtctatttttttttaatataaaggcCTTTTGGAATTCAAATATTGATTTCAAGAGGTATAATTTCAATCAAAGTTCTTGTACTTCCTGATTGTGTCCCTAGAGttagccagtttgactggacatTTAATCCTCCTCTTGAATCACTTGCTGCTTGGTCGTATTGCAGATTGTCCCATACCAAACTCCCACCCCTGGTTACTTTAGCCATCTGCCTCTTATAATTTTACTCATGTACTGCTGAATGGAGGTGGGCAGTCATAAAACTCTGCTGACTGGGTTCACTACTAATTTATGCCGTATAATTACAACTGGTCCTCACTTTGGCCAGGCAGTCCTTTTGTTCCTTTCATGTTGATTCTTTATCCCATTCCTCACTTTGGCTGCTCCTCGTCTTATATTCTCGCCTTATACCTCCTATGGCTTCTCTCCCAAGCATTTGTACAAGTGAAGACATTGTATCATACTTCATTTAGTATATAGAGACCATTTTTGATGAGCTACTTATTTCCTCTTTTCAAATCACAACTTTTTGGCATCCTCCCCCATTCTCTCCTGCTTTTTTCCAGTCTCTAATGATGATTCAAAATGGCCCTGCTCCTGAGAAAAGTGAAATCCTCTATATATACCCTTGATTCAATCCCTTTTTCTAAGGTTTTTCCTCTATGTTTAGCCTCTTTGCTTCCTCTGACATTCATTCTTTATTCAGTCCCTTTCTGCTGCCTAAAATTTCTCTTATCCTTAGAAAACTGCAAATCTGTCCTGTAATCCCCTCAAAAACTATCTTTctatataattttgttttctctgtaaaAGTCCCAAAAAATttaatctttcccttcctttccctctccctccctcccttcctcccttcctcccttcctcccttccttccttccttccttccttccttcctcccttccttccttccctccttcccttcttccttcctatctatctttttatttccactgcatctcctttccctctttataAAACCTCTAAAATCTGACATATGGCCTCATGAGTTAACTAAAAGTatcctttccaaagttaccaataatttaTTAATGTGCAGATCTGATGACTTTTTCTCAAAACTTATTCTTCTCTTGACTTCTGTGCAGTATTTGACATTGTTGAACACTCTATTGACCTTTAAAGTGTTTTCTCTAGATTTTTGTTactctgctctctcttggttgtCCCAATACCTATTTGACAACTAATTCTTAGTTTCTCTTGCTCGATCATCATCATCCCATTATTCTGTCTAACTGGGTTTATGCCAAGGTTCTGTTTTAGGCTTTCTTCTACACTCCATATGTGTTTTGTCTGGGTGATCTTATTATTTCACATGTCTTTGTTCATGTTCCCTATGATTCTGAGTCCCAAAGCCTGCCCTAGTCTCTCCCTTGAGATTTAGCATTGCATCATGTAttggatatttctttttttattttttccttcttttttgttttgtttgtttttttgggggggtggtggaaGGAAGGCAactgggggtaagtgacttgctcaaggtcacacagctagtaaacatgtcaagtgtctgaggtcaaatttgaactcaggtcctcctgattccagggccagtgctctactcactgtgccatctagctgccccatgtattGCATATTTCAAAGTGGTTATCCTTTAtctatctcaaactcaacttatCCAAAACCCACCCCATTATCTTCCCCATTCTCCAAAGACCCTCTGTTTTCTGAACTTTCTGATTTCTTTGTGAGTACCACACTCCTTTCTGTCACTGGATTCATAACTTTACTGCTATCTTTTTCACCTCACTCTTACCCCTGTCCCCAAATTCAATCAGTTTTCACAGTTTTCTATCACCATAATGTCTCCCACATTTCTCCCTTTCACTTCATTTACTCAGCCACCACTGTAGTTCAGACCACTGCCACTTCTTATCTGGAATATTGCATCATCATCCCAATGGATATCCCTGtgctgtctctcccctcttcaataaATTCATCACAGATCTGCCAAATtagttttcctaaaatgcaaaacTGAGCATGTCACTCTTGTACTCATTAAATGCCAGAGGGCTCACTAATCCTCAtagaatcaaatgtaaactcctctgtttgtttttaaatccttTCTGAAAGAGGACCCAATCTTTATTTCCAGCCACAGTGTGTGTTCATCTTCTCTCCCTCAATTGAAACTAACGTTCAACCAAGTTGACCTTCTTGCCTTTCCTCATAtatggcactccatctcccatctctatgcctttgcccTGCCTGTTCAAAAGGCTGAAATCAAAGACTGCTTTCACTTTTACCTTTGAATCCCCAGCGCCTAGTGCAGTGACTGACCCATATTAGGACTTTAGTAAATTATTGTTGATTGGTTTTTTTGTGGTTAGCCATTCAGTGGTCACTTAGTCTAGAAGTCATAAGAGGCATTGGAAAGACCATTGTACTCCCAAATATAGCCTTCAGTTCCCTGAAATGCTCAACTTTACTCTTTTGTGCTTCCTAAATTTTACCATGCAAGATGTAGTTTTGTTGgttgggctcttttttttttaaacacttagtCGAGATCAGGTACTGGAAAGAGTGTTTTGACTAAATGTTATGGAGAATAGATATGCAATTTTGGAACTGGCCTACACCATAAAAAAAGTTAGTCATGAGTGATTAGGGTGAtaattggaggtgggggaggggagactaaAATGAATGTTCACTGGGTAGCAAGGAAGAGCATGAAGGATCTGGGGTCCTAAAGGGTAGAAAAGAGGGGGTTCTAAAGCTTAGTAAAGAATATAAAGAAGTAGAAGCTTACCTAAAGCAGTCTTCacattccttttaatttttgccCACTTGGCTTTGATTTTCATAAAATTTCAGATAAAAGTTGTCATACTCTCTGCTTCTGCTAACatagtttttaatatttctggAAATTTAAGATGGGTTTtgtcatgatttttttctaatcttgAACGTAAAGTCACCAATGCATCTACCTTTTGGTTACAAAAAAGTAGAAATTTGTCCCTCTTATTCTGTTCATTTCTTCAATCCATTGCTTGAGATAGACTATCTAGTTTCTGTTTAGGCACCTACGTAAGCTTATGCAGAGATGGAATAAGTGTTCAAAAGTGAAGGATCTTCATATACCCAGTGGTAAAATGTGCAGTTAACAatacttcatttcctttcttctagttTCTGGTCCCAGTAGTATCTTACCATATTCTTTGTCATTATAGCATACTGAGGTGGGAAGCACTGACATCTTCTTAGCTATGCTTACCACTTTTCTACTTCAACTGTAGCATTTAATGTGTTCTTAGGGAATCAAATTTCTTTGTATGtagttcagttctttctctgaggttgatatatttgctgtattttttcatcattttattttccttctgagATTCAAGCTCTCTAAATTTGCTGGGATTCTCTGAGGATGATAGAACTAGAGATCTCCTGAGTGTTTGTATAGTTATTCAGGTTAAGGGTCCTACCGTCCCTGAGCagttcaaatcccaaaacctATAGCCAGCTTGTTAGCATGTCCCTTGGGAATTGGGGGGCACTTGAGAACTCTTTGAAACCTAGATCCTATGACTTATCTTGATAACACCTTAAACATCCTAGTAACCTTTGATCATatttaaaatagttattttttgatttagaaaaaagttttatatgccgcaaaggaatataaattcatATTCTACCTGGTacccaaacaacaaaacaatcccaaaacaaaagacattccTCTGCAGCTCTTAGGAAAAGCAGCATACCTCATAACAACcattatcttttataattttccATTTGTTATAAGAAGGggtatcatttaaaaatttggcACAAATTTTGTCTCTCTGTTGCTAGCACCCAGCAAAGGgtctgacacatactaggcaTTTACTGTGTTGTAAAAATGCATTATGGAGCTATTTACTTCTGggatatatctgtgtgtatatatgcatattttcttctgggatatatatgtgtatatatatgcatatgcatatatatacacatatatatcccaGAAGAAAATagctgcatatatatatgcatatatttatatttacatatatatagggggagagagagagagagagagagagagagagagagagaattagagacAAAGATAGCACATGTCTTATTACTTAAAGTCTCCCCAGCACTATCATATCTTGTCTCAGTGCTAGGTTTCTGATCATTTCCCTTAATTCATCattgcttttctctttatttttaggtAATTTTTTCCATACTTTGCACACAATTGCAGTTAGTACCGCCATTCATCTCCACTTAAATACTCATAGTCATTCTTGTTCTTTAGTTTCttggatttcctcacatgagtaTTACTTAAATTATAATCTTACCCTAccaaatttcatcattttttggCATTCCTTCTACTTTTACATAAAGTAGTCCCATTGATAGTGATATTCCAGTCATGgatttcatgacacaaatatttaGTGATACATATGAAGTCAGGTTTGCTTCTTCAATCATGACATCTAATTCTTCTTGTTTGTTACCAATATTTGGATATTTGTATATGGACTTTTAAGCCCATGGATGTTATTTCTTGTTCCTTTCTTGGAATTTATCTTGTGACCTTCTTGGCTTCTCAGCTGCtagctttcttccttcattttagcTATGCTTTATGCCATTTATCTCAGTGGATGTGAataggaaattttctttttccccttttcaccCAATGACAAGAGAAGCAATATGCTGTTGATTAAAatttgaagtcatgcaaaacatttctttattagtcatgtggtaaaacacaaacaaaataaaacaataaaaatgaagaaagtaaaaaaagtgtgCTTTTGTCTATATTTCTTCAATTCTTCtcatggaagtggatagcatttttcatgataggTCCTTTTCAATTgtttgctgttactatgtacaatattttcctggttctgctgacttcaccttgcatgagttcatatatgtcttcccaggtttttctgaaaaccaccctgctaatcatttcttatagcaaaatagttttCTATCCCAATTATATCCCACAACTTGTCCTGCCCttctccaatttatgggcatccccttgatttccagttctttgctaccataaacaACTGATGCACATATTTttctacaaataggtcctttttccttttctttgatttctttgggatacaagcctagtaatagtattgctagatcaaaggttACACACAGTTTTATACCATTTGgaagtagttccaaattgttctccagaatggttggactggttcacagttctaccaacagggGCATTAATGTGTTTCAAATTTACCACAGTCCTtctaccatttgtcatttttcttttttgtcatattagctaatcttaTAGGTATGAAGTGGCATCTCAgcatttttaatatttacatttctctaatcatttctTTAATGCTCtagcatttttttaatgtgattattTGCTAGCCTGGATTTTAagttctgaaaactgcctgttgctatcctttggccatttatcaactggggaatggctcttttttattattaatttggttcagttccttttacatttgagaaatgagcctgTAAGAGataaacttgctgtaaaaatctctcctctcccagttccctgttttccttttaattttggctctattatttttgtttgtgcaaaagattttaattttatgtaatcagaattatatATTTCACTTTCCATGATGCTCTTTATtatcttgtttggccataaagtcttccctgatccatagatctgacaagtacatTTTCCCATGTTTTCCTAACTTACTTaggatgtcaccctttatgtctaaatcatgtatccatctTTGACTTTATCTTGCCATATGGtttgagatgttagtctatgcctagaTTATGCCAAACTGTTTTcaagtttttccagcaatttttgtcagatggTGTGTTCTTACCTTAAAAgcctggatctttgggtttatcaaatactagagtACTATGATTGTTTACTAACGTGTTTTGTATACCtcaactattccactgatctaccactctgtttcctagccaataccagattgttttgatgattgccactttgtaacttaatttgaaatctggaactgctgtgccaccttccttcacatattaaaatttatttccttgatattcttgtccttttgtttttcagatgaattttattattattctttcctagctctgtaaaatataatttgattggtatggctctgaataatcaaattaatttaggtagaattttcatttttattatattgacttggtctacccatgagcaattagtatCTTTCCAActgtttagatttgactttatttgtgtaaaaagtgttttgtaattgtgtttacatAGTTCCTGGATTTATCTTGGCGGTATTATATATCAttagcagttattttaaatggaatttctctttctagctttcACTAAtgaattttgttggtaatatgtagaaatgctaatgatttatgtgggtttatttcatattctgcaac is from Trichosurus vulpecula isolate mTriVul1 chromosome 7, mTriVul1.pri, whole genome shotgun sequence and encodes:
- the LOC118857762 gene encoding olfactory receptor 14A16-like; the protein is MANLTVVTGFFLMGFSNIWELQVLHAILFLLIYLVALMGNLLIFTLISLEGTLHTPMYFFLKNLSFLDLCLVSITVPKSIANSLSHNYSISFWGCVSQLFLMMLFAASELFLLTVMSYDRYVAICQPLHYEVIMNSETCVKMAAASWLTGGLFGVLYTVSTFTLHFCGSKEIHQFFCDVPSLLRISCSETHLAANVTMVLAFSLGIFCSIYITISYSHIISTVLKIPTKESRSKTFSTCLPHLIVFMFFMTTICIAYLMPPQESDPVLDLLLSMFYTVVPPTLNPVIYSLRNKDMKTALRKFIAWKYFSKGLIPKFFFP